The sequence below is a genomic window from Desulfobacterales bacterium.
AATGGGACAAAAAATTGAATTGCCCTGTATTTTGGAATCGCTTTTACTCTTTTTGAGTTTAACTTTCGAAGTTTCGAAAAACAAAATACGACAAGGCTCATTGTCACCTTTTCCAGCGGGCCCAACACTTTTTGAATATGCATCGGCATGAGGCCTGCCGCCTTTAACTTTTCTTCCAATTCAAAAATTTCATAGCGGCGAAAGTGATTAACAAAACGGTCATCATTGCTATAATATAATTTTCTGTGGGGAACAGTAAGAATAAGACTTCCGGATGGACTCATCACACGGGACAGCTCATTTAACGCTTTACAATCATCCTGTAAATGTTCCAACACCTCAGAACATATCGCGTGTGAAAATACACCGGGCTTAAACGGAAGCTTCATGCCATCGGCAACAACATATCGTTGATTTTCAAGGGCGCG
It includes:
- a CDS encoding class I SAM-dependent methyltransferase, which translates into the protein MSRSANNRFQDFFEEDKYILLKNYLYNYLLRKSAVEKSLHKEDIKLALEIGSGISPVMTRTNRIIYSDVSFGALQILKRALENQRYVVADGMKLPFKPGVFSHAICSEVLEHLQDDCKALNELSRVMSPSGSLILTVPHRKLYYSNDDRFVNHFRRYEIFELEEKLKAAGLMPMHIQKVLGPLEKVTMSLVVFCFSKLRKLNSKRVKAIPKYRAIQFFVPLFKWANRLFMGLVWLDARMMPRAFATVLLIKAQKK